The following coding sequences lie in one Paramormyrops kingsleyae isolate MSU_618 chromosome 15, PKINGS_0.4, whole genome shotgun sequence genomic window:
- the map2k2a gene encoding dual specificity mitogen-activated protein kinase kinase 2a — protein MAPKKRPDPLTITPAGEGQSGSTTIDAASEANLEALQKKLGELDLDEQQRKRLEAFLTQKAKVGELKDDDFDRICELGAGNGGVVKKVRHRPTGLVMARKLIHLEIKPAIRNQIIRELQVLHECNSPYIVGFYGAFYSDGEISICMEHMDGGSLDQVLKEARRIPEEILGKVSIAVLRGLAYLREKHQIMHRDVKPSNILVNSRGEIKLCDFGVSGQLIDSMANSFVGTRSYMSPERLQGTHYSVQSDVWSMGLSLVELGIGRYPIPPPDAKELEAVFGRPILDGADGDSTSPRPRPPGRPVSGHGMDSRPAMAIFELLDYIVNEPPPKLPHGIFTCDFQDFVTKCLMKNPAERADLKMLMNHTFIKRSEVEEVDFAGWLCRTMGLSQPRTPTRSVV, from the exons ATGGCTCCAAAAAAGAGACCGGATCCCTTGACCATAACGCCTGCCGGAGAGGGACAGTCTGGCTCCACAACCATCGATGCGGCATCTGA GGCCAACCTGGAAGCCCTTCAGAAGAAGCTGGGGGAGTTGGACCTGGACGAGCAGCAGAGAAAGCGCTTGGAGGCTTTCCTCACGCAGAAGGCCAAGGTGGGGGAGCTGAAGGATGATGACTTTGACCGTATCTGCGAGCTGGGAGCGGGCAATGGAGGCGTGGTCAAGAAGGTCCGACATAGACCCACGGGGTTGGTCATGGCCAGGAAG CTAATTCACCTGGAAATCAAGCCGGCCATCAGGAACCAGATCATCCGTGAGCTGCAGGTGCTGCATGAATGTAACTCCCCTTACATCGTTGGCTTCTATGGGGCCTTCTACAGCGATGGCGAGATCAGCATCTGCATGGAGCACATG GACGGAGGCTCCCTGGATCAGGTGCTGAAAGAGGCTCGGAGAATCCCAGAGGAGATCCTGGGCAAAGTCAGCATAGCT GTACTGAGAGGGCTTGCTTATCTGCGAGAGAAACACCAGATCATGCACAGAG ACGTCAAGCCGTCCAACATCCTGGTGAACTCACGCGGGGAAATCAAGCTGTGCGACTTCGGTGTGAGCGGCCAGCTCATCGACTCCATGGCCAACTCCTTCGTCGGGACGCGCTCGTACATGTCG CCGGAGAGACTGCAGGGCACGCACTACTCGGTGCAGTCTGACGTGTGGAGCATGGGCCTGTCCCTGGTGGAGCTCGGCATCGGTCGCTATCCCATCCCGCCCCCTGACGCCAAAGAGCTGGAGGCCGTCTTCGGGCGGCCAATATTGGACGGGGCTGATGGCGACAGCACCTCCCCACGCCCTCGCCCTCCAGGCCGGCCAGTCAGCG GACACGGGATGGACAGTCGACCAGCCATGGCTATATTTGAGCTGCTGGACTACATCGTCAATGAG CCTCCCCCAAAACTCCCGCATGGCATCTTCACTTGTGACTTTCAGGACTTTGTGACAAAATG TCTCATGAAGAACCCAGCAGAGAGAGCAGACCTGAAGATGTTAATG AACCACACGTTCATCAAGCGCTCTGAAGTGGAGGAGGTGGACTTTGCCGGCTGGTTGTGCAGAACCAtgggtctgagccagcctcgcaCTCCCACGCGCAGTGTCGTTTGA
- the zbtb7a gene encoding zinc finger and BTB domain-containing protein 7A isoform X3 — protein sequence MSCRGPLSNGRRTDGRTDTRAAAVIGGSAAGWWKMSLGAGGRGGRHGQAGAGAGGAEEGPLGVPFPEHCADVLGGLNEQRLSGQLCDVLLVAQDKEFPAHRSVLASCSSYFHKLFTSGAAADRQSVYTIDFVRAEALSALLEFAYTSTLTVSHSSVCEILSAAQLLEVPPVRDVCTHLLDNKVLSPPAGSEQGKEEEEECGEQADGGGAARGCRIRAQEYLEYFQRGAQWPSSCSTPELRDLPTHMHFTQRNGTGGNGVPMVSGEYYSPLDLAQVPVGDPEDEDEDDEDREGLTPEARDLLAWARGNGGGTALPLFATPQNGHHYLQPDSKLEQEQRPEPEQDGAAASAFLKHMIDSMERPKVEIPDSEDPDMDFYLNYFNSTQREGVALGPQSLLPSWGGQGADGRGPGSGGGGGGSGGEKKMRSKAYQKCPICSKVIQGAGKLPRHIRTHTGEKPYECAICKVRFTRQDKLKVHMRKHTGEKPYLCTQCGASFAHNYDLKNHMRVHTGLRPYQCSSCFKTFVRSDHLHRHLKKDGCNGVPSRRGRKPRPRDPTLLGAESGLPGPGPRGGRGRRRVEAMTPPVAVDSESPMDSQKQLEELAEAGQ from the exons ATGTCATGTAGAGGTCCCCTTTCG AACGGCAGACGGACAGACGGCAGGACGGACACGCGGGCAGCGGCTGTGATCGGTGGCTCGGCGGCAGGCTGGTGGAAGATGTCGCTGGGGGCCGGAGGAAGGGGCGGGCGGCACGGGCAGGCAGGGGCTGGGGCCGGCGGTGCCGAGGAGGGGCCCCTGGGGGTGCCATTCCCGGAGCACTGCGCCGACGTGCTGGGCGGCCTCAACGAGCAGCGGCTGAGCGGGCAGCTGTGCGACGTGCTGCTGGTGGCGCAGGATAAGGAGTTCCCGGCCCACCGCTCCGTGCTGGCCTCCTGCAGTTCCTACTTCCACAAGCTCTTCACGTCAGGCGCTGCCGCCGACCGCCAGAGCGTCTACACCATCGACTTTGTGCGGGCTGAGGCTTTGTCCGCACTGCTGGAGTTCGCCTATACCTCCACGCTAACCGTAAGCCACAGCAGCGTGTGTGAGATCCTCAGCGCCGCTCAGCTGCTGGAGGTTCCCCCTGTCCGGGACGTCTGCACACACCTCCTCGACAACAAAGTACTCTCCCCGCCG GCAGGAAGTGAGCAAggaaaggaggaagaggaagagtgTGGGGAGCAGGCGGATGGCGGCGGGGCCGCACGTGGCTGTCGGATCAGGGCCCAGGAGTATCTGGAGTACTTCCAGCGAGGGGCACAGTGGCCCAGCAGTTGCAGCACGCCCGAGCTCAGGGACCtgcccacacacatgcactttACCCAGCGTAACGGGACTGGCGGCAATGGTGTTCCGATGGTTTCTGGAGAGTACTACTCCCCCCTGGACCTAGCCCAGGTGCCGGTGGGGGACcctgaggatgaggatgaggacGACGAGGACAGGGAAGGGCTGACGCCCGAAGCCAGGGACCTCCTGGCTTGGGCCAGGGGTAATGGTGGGGGCACGGCCCTGCCCCTCTTTGCCACGCCACAGAATGGACACCACTACCTCCAGCCGGACAGCAAACTGGAGCAGGAGCAGAGGCCGGAGCCAGAGCAGGATGGAGCAGCTGCCAGCGCCTTCCTCAAGCACATGATAGACTCCATGGAGCGGCCGAAGGTGGAGATCCCCGACAGCGAGGACCCCGACATGGACTTTTACTTGAATTACTTCAACAGCACGCAGCGGGAGGGGGTTGCCTTGGGGCCCCAGAGCCTGCTGCCCTCCTGGGGTGGGCAGGGCGCTGATGGCAGGGGCCCCGGTAGCGGCGGTGGTGGTGGCGGCAGCGGAGGGGAGAAGAAGATGCGCTCCAAAGCCTACCAGAAGTGCCCCATCTGCTCCAAGGTGATCCAGGGCGCGGGGAAGCTGCCCCGGCACATCCGCACGCACACTGGAGAGAAGCCCTATGAGTGCGCCATCTGCAAAGTGCGCTTCACCAG gcaggACAAGCTGAAGGTGCACATGCGGAAGCACACGGGCGAGAAGCCCTACCTGTGCACGCAGTGCGGCGCCTCCTTCGCCCACAACTACGACCTGAAGAACCACATGCGGGTGCACACGGGGCTGCGGCCGTACCAGTGTTCCAGCTGCTTCAAGACCTTCGTCCGCTCTGACCACCTCCACCGGCACCTCAAGAAGGACGGCTGTAACGGAGTGCCCTCCCGTCGGGGCCGCAAGCCACGCCCCCGAGACCCCACCCTCCTCGGCGCCGAGAGCGGACTTCCGGGGCCCGGACCGCGGGGTGGCAGGGGCCGACGGCGGGTGGAAGCCATGACGCCCCCAGTGGCCGTGGACTCTGAGAGCCCCATGGacagccagaaacagctggagGAGTTAGCGGAGGCGGGCCAGTGA
- the zbtb7a gene encoding zinc finger and BTB domain-containing protein 7A isoform X2: MKGSFILKYRVCENFSVNGRRTDGRTDTRAAAVIGGSAAGWWKMSLGAGGRGGRHGQAGAGAGGAEEGPLGVPFPEHCADVLGGLNEQRLSGQLCDVLLVAQDKEFPAHRSVLASCSSYFHKLFTSGAAADRQSVYTIDFVRAEALSALLEFAYTSTLTVSHSSVCEILSAAQLLEVPPVRDVCTHLLDNKVLSPPAGSEQGKEEEEECGEQADGGGAARGCRIRAQEYLEYFQRGAQWPSSCSTPELRDLPTHMHFTQRNGTGGNGVPMVSGEYYSPLDLAQVPVGDPEDEDEDDEDREGLTPEARDLLAWARGNGGGTALPLFATPQNGHHYLQPDSKLEQEQRPEPEQDGAAASAFLKHMIDSMERPKVEIPDSEDPDMDFYLNYFNSTQREGVALGPQSLLPSWGGQGADGRGPGSGGGGGGSGGEKKMRSKAYQKCPICSKVIQGAGKLPRHIRTHTGEKPYECAICKVRFTRQDKLKVHMRKHTGEKPYLCTQCGASFAHNYDLKNHMRVHTGLRPYQCSSCFKTFVRSDHLHRHLKKDGCNGVPSRRGRKPRPRDPTLLGAESGLPGPGPRGGRGRRRVEAMTPPVAVDSESPMDSQKQLEELAEAGQ; encoded by the exons ATGAAAGGATCTTTTATACTGAAGTATAGAGTCTGCGAAAATTTTTCAGTG AACGGCAGACGGACAGACGGCAGGACGGACACGCGGGCAGCGGCTGTGATCGGTGGCTCGGCGGCAGGCTGGTGGAAGATGTCGCTGGGGGCCGGAGGAAGGGGCGGGCGGCACGGGCAGGCAGGGGCTGGGGCCGGCGGTGCCGAGGAGGGGCCCCTGGGGGTGCCATTCCCGGAGCACTGCGCCGACGTGCTGGGCGGCCTCAACGAGCAGCGGCTGAGCGGGCAGCTGTGCGACGTGCTGCTGGTGGCGCAGGATAAGGAGTTCCCGGCCCACCGCTCCGTGCTGGCCTCCTGCAGTTCCTACTTCCACAAGCTCTTCACGTCAGGCGCTGCCGCCGACCGCCAGAGCGTCTACACCATCGACTTTGTGCGGGCTGAGGCTTTGTCCGCACTGCTGGAGTTCGCCTATACCTCCACGCTAACCGTAAGCCACAGCAGCGTGTGTGAGATCCTCAGCGCCGCTCAGCTGCTGGAGGTTCCCCCTGTCCGGGACGTCTGCACACACCTCCTCGACAACAAAGTACTCTCCCCGCCG GCAGGAAGTGAGCAAggaaaggaggaagaggaagagtgTGGGGAGCAGGCGGATGGCGGCGGGGCCGCACGTGGCTGTCGGATCAGGGCCCAGGAGTATCTGGAGTACTTCCAGCGAGGGGCACAGTGGCCCAGCAGTTGCAGCACGCCCGAGCTCAGGGACCtgcccacacacatgcactttACCCAGCGTAACGGGACTGGCGGCAATGGTGTTCCGATGGTTTCTGGAGAGTACTACTCCCCCCTGGACCTAGCCCAGGTGCCGGTGGGGGACcctgaggatgaggatgaggacGACGAGGACAGGGAAGGGCTGACGCCCGAAGCCAGGGACCTCCTGGCTTGGGCCAGGGGTAATGGTGGGGGCACGGCCCTGCCCCTCTTTGCCACGCCACAGAATGGACACCACTACCTCCAGCCGGACAGCAAACTGGAGCAGGAGCAGAGGCCGGAGCCAGAGCAGGATGGAGCAGCTGCCAGCGCCTTCCTCAAGCACATGATAGACTCCATGGAGCGGCCGAAGGTGGAGATCCCCGACAGCGAGGACCCCGACATGGACTTTTACTTGAATTACTTCAACAGCACGCAGCGGGAGGGGGTTGCCTTGGGGCCCCAGAGCCTGCTGCCCTCCTGGGGTGGGCAGGGCGCTGATGGCAGGGGCCCCGGTAGCGGCGGTGGTGGTGGCGGCAGCGGAGGGGAGAAGAAGATGCGCTCCAAAGCCTACCAGAAGTGCCCCATCTGCTCCAAGGTGATCCAGGGCGCGGGGAAGCTGCCCCGGCACATCCGCACGCACACTGGAGAGAAGCCCTATGAGTGCGCCATCTGCAAAGTGCGCTTCACCAG gcaggACAAGCTGAAGGTGCACATGCGGAAGCACACGGGCGAGAAGCCCTACCTGTGCACGCAGTGCGGCGCCTCCTTCGCCCACAACTACGACCTGAAGAACCACATGCGGGTGCACACGGGGCTGCGGCCGTACCAGTGTTCCAGCTGCTTCAAGACCTTCGTCCGCTCTGACCACCTCCACCGGCACCTCAAGAAGGACGGCTGTAACGGAGTGCCCTCCCGTCGGGGCCGCAAGCCACGCCCCCGAGACCCCACCCTCCTCGGCGCCGAGAGCGGACTTCCGGGGCCCGGACCGCGGGGTGGCAGGGGCCGACGGCGGGTGGAAGCCATGACGCCCCCAGTGGCCGTGGACTCTGAGAGCCCCATGGacagccagaaacagctggagGAGTTAGCGGAGGCGGGCCAGTGA
- the zbtb7a gene encoding zinc finger and BTB domain-containing protein 7A isoform X1, with translation MNPLTGIALSSHVPPPQNGRRTDGRTDTRAAAVIGGSAAGWWKMSLGAGGRGGRHGQAGAGAGGAEEGPLGVPFPEHCADVLGGLNEQRLSGQLCDVLLVAQDKEFPAHRSVLASCSSYFHKLFTSGAAADRQSVYTIDFVRAEALSALLEFAYTSTLTVSHSSVCEILSAAQLLEVPPVRDVCTHLLDNKVLSPPAGSEQGKEEEEECGEQADGGGAARGCRIRAQEYLEYFQRGAQWPSSCSTPELRDLPTHMHFTQRNGTGGNGVPMVSGEYYSPLDLAQVPVGDPEDEDEDDEDREGLTPEARDLLAWARGNGGGTALPLFATPQNGHHYLQPDSKLEQEQRPEPEQDGAAASAFLKHMIDSMERPKVEIPDSEDPDMDFYLNYFNSTQREGVALGPQSLLPSWGGQGADGRGPGSGGGGGGSGGEKKMRSKAYQKCPICSKVIQGAGKLPRHIRTHTGEKPYECAICKVRFTRQDKLKVHMRKHTGEKPYLCTQCGASFAHNYDLKNHMRVHTGLRPYQCSSCFKTFVRSDHLHRHLKKDGCNGVPSRRGRKPRPRDPTLLGAESGLPGPGPRGGRGRRRVEAMTPPVAVDSESPMDSQKQLEELAEAGQ, from the exons ATGAACCCTCTCACAGGAATTGCTCTCTCTTCGCATGTCCCGCCCCCTCAGAACGGCAGACGGACAGACGGCAGGACGGACACGCGGGCAGCGGCTGTGATCGGTGGCTCGGCGGCAGGCTGGTGGAAGATGTCGCTGGGGGCCGGAGGAAGGGGCGGGCGGCACGGGCAGGCAGGGGCTGGGGCCGGCGGTGCCGAGGAGGGGCCCCTGGGGGTGCCATTCCCGGAGCACTGCGCCGACGTGCTGGGCGGCCTCAACGAGCAGCGGCTGAGCGGGCAGCTGTGCGACGTGCTGCTGGTGGCGCAGGATAAGGAGTTCCCGGCCCACCGCTCCGTGCTGGCCTCCTGCAGTTCCTACTTCCACAAGCTCTTCACGTCAGGCGCTGCCGCCGACCGCCAGAGCGTCTACACCATCGACTTTGTGCGGGCTGAGGCTTTGTCCGCACTGCTGGAGTTCGCCTATACCTCCACGCTAACCGTAAGCCACAGCAGCGTGTGTGAGATCCTCAGCGCCGCTCAGCTGCTGGAGGTTCCCCCTGTCCGGGACGTCTGCACACACCTCCTCGACAACAAAGTACTCTCCCCGCCG GCAGGAAGTGAGCAAggaaaggaggaagaggaagagtgTGGGGAGCAGGCGGATGGCGGCGGGGCCGCACGTGGCTGTCGGATCAGGGCCCAGGAGTATCTGGAGTACTTCCAGCGAGGGGCACAGTGGCCCAGCAGTTGCAGCACGCCCGAGCTCAGGGACCtgcccacacacatgcactttACCCAGCGTAACGGGACTGGCGGCAATGGTGTTCCGATGGTTTCTGGAGAGTACTACTCCCCCCTGGACCTAGCCCAGGTGCCGGTGGGGGACcctgaggatgaggatgaggacGACGAGGACAGGGAAGGGCTGACGCCCGAAGCCAGGGACCTCCTGGCTTGGGCCAGGGGTAATGGTGGGGGCACGGCCCTGCCCCTCTTTGCCACGCCACAGAATGGACACCACTACCTCCAGCCGGACAGCAAACTGGAGCAGGAGCAGAGGCCGGAGCCAGAGCAGGATGGAGCAGCTGCCAGCGCCTTCCTCAAGCACATGATAGACTCCATGGAGCGGCCGAAGGTGGAGATCCCCGACAGCGAGGACCCCGACATGGACTTTTACTTGAATTACTTCAACAGCACGCAGCGGGAGGGGGTTGCCTTGGGGCCCCAGAGCCTGCTGCCCTCCTGGGGTGGGCAGGGCGCTGATGGCAGGGGCCCCGGTAGCGGCGGTGGTGGTGGCGGCAGCGGAGGGGAGAAGAAGATGCGCTCCAAAGCCTACCAGAAGTGCCCCATCTGCTCCAAGGTGATCCAGGGCGCGGGGAAGCTGCCCCGGCACATCCGCACGCACACTGGAGAGAAGCCCTATGAGTGCGCCATCTGCAAAGTGCGCTTCACCAG gcaggACAAGCTGAAGGTGCACATGCGGAAGCACACGGGCGAGAAGCCCTACCTGTGCACGCAGTGCGGCGCCTCCTTCGCCCACAACTACGACCTGAAGAACCACATGCGGGTGCACACGGGGCTGCGGCCGTACCAGTGTTCCAGCTGCTTCAAGACCTTCGTCCGCTCTGACCACCTCCACCGGCACCTCAAGAAGGACGGCTGTAACGGAGTGCCCTCCCGTCGGGGCCGCAAGCCACGCCCCCGAGACCCCACCCTCCTCGGCGCCGAGAGCGGACTTCCGGGGCCCGGACCGCGGGGTGGCAGGGGCCGACGGCGGGTGGAAGCCATGACGCCCCCAGTGGCCGTGGACTCTGAGAGCCCCATGGacagccagaaacagctggagGAGTTAGCGGAGGCGGGCCAGTGA
- the zbtb7a gene encoding zinc finger and BTB domain-containing protein 7A isoform X4 has protein sequence MSLGAGGRGGRHGQAGAGAGGAEEGPLGVPFPEHCADVLGGLNEQRLSGQLCDVLLVAQDKEFPAHRSVLASCSSYFHKLFTSGAAADRQSVYTIDFVRAEALSALLEFAYTSTLTVSHSSVCEILSAAQLLEVPPVRDVCTHLLDNKVLSPPAGSEQGKEEEEECGEQADGGGAARGCRIRAQEYLEYFQRGAQWPSSCSTPELRDLPTHMHFTQRNGTGGNGVPMVSGEYYSPLDLAQVPVGDPEDEDEDDEDREGLTPEARDLLAWARGNGGGTALPLFATPQNGHHYLQPDSKLEQEQRPEPEQDGAAASAFLKHMIDSMERPKVEIPDSEDPDMDFYLNYFNSTQREGVALGPQSLLPSWGGQGADGRGPGSGGGGGGSGGEKKMRSKAYQKCPICSKVIQGAGKLPRHIRTHTGEKPYECAICKVRFTRQDKLKVHMRKHTGEKPYLCTQCGASFAHNYDLKNHMRVHTGLRPYQCSSCFKTFVRSDHLHRHLKKDGCNGVPSRRGRKPRPRDPTLLGAESGLPGPGPRGGRGRRRVEAMTPPVAVDSESPMDSQKQLEELAEAGQ, from the exons ATGTCGCTGGGGGCCGGAGGAAGGGGCGGGCGGCACGGGCAGGCAGGGGCTGGGGCCGGCGGTGCCGAGGAGGGGCCCCTGGGGGTGCCATTCCCGGAGCACTGCGCCGACGTGCTGGGCGGCCTCAACGAGCAGCGGCTGAGCGGGCAGCTGTGCGACGTGCTGCTGGTGGCGCAGGATAAGGAGTTCCCGGCCCACCGCTCCGTGCTGGCCTCCTGCAGTTCCTACTTCCACAAGCTCTTCACGTCAGGCGCTGCCGCCGACCGCCAGAGCGTCTACACCATCGACTTTGTGCGGGCTGAGGCTTTGTCCGCACTGCTGGAGTTCGCCTATACCTCCACGCTAACCGTAAGCCACAGCAGCGTGTGTGAGATCCTCAGCGCCGCTCAGCTGCTGGAGGTTCCCCCTGTCCGGGACGTCTGCACACACCTCCTCGACAACAAAGTACTCTCCCCGCCG GCAGGAAGTGAGCAAggaaaggaggaagaggaagagtgTGGGGAGCAGGCGGATGGCGGCGGGGCCGCACGTGGCTGTCGGATCAGGGCCCAGGAGTATCTGGAGTACTTCCAGCGAGGGGCACAGTGGCCCAGCAGTTGCAGCACGCCCGAGCTCAGGGACCtgcccacacacatgcactttACCCAGCGTAACGGGACTGGCGGCAATGGTGTTCCGATGGTTTCTGGAGAGTACTACTCCCCCCTGGACCTAGCCCAGGTGCCGGTGGGGGACcctgaggatgaggatgaggacGACGAGGACAGGGAAGGGCTGACGCCCGAAGCCAGGGACCTCCTGGCTTGGGCCAGGGGTAATGGTGGGGGCACGGCCCTGCCCCTCTTTGCCACGCCACAGAATGGACACCACTACCTCCAGCCGGACAGCAAACTGGAGCAGGAGCAGAGGCCGGAGCCAGAGCAGGATGGAGCAGCTGCCAGCGCCTTCCTCAAGCACATGATAGACTCCATGGAGCGGCCGAAGGTGGAGATCCCCGACAGCGAGGACCCCGACATGGACTTTTACTTGAATTACTTCAACAGCACGCAGCGGGAGGGGGTTGCCTTGGGGCCCCAGAGCCTGCTGCCCTCCTGGGGTGGGCAGGGCGCTGATGGCAGGGGCCCCGGTAGCGGCGGTGGTGGTGGCGGCAGCGGAGGGGAGAAGAAGATGCGCTCCAAAGCCTACCAGAAGTGCCCCATCTGCTCCAAGGTGATCCAGGGCGCGGGGAAGCTGCCCCGGCACATCCGCACGCACACTGGAGAGAAGCCCTATGAGTGCGCCATCTGCAAAGTGCGCTTCACCAG gcaggACAAGCTGAAGGTGCACATGCGGAAGCACACGGGCGAGAAGCCCTACCTGTGCACGCAGTGCGGCGCCTCCTTCGCCCACAACTACGACCTGAAGAACCACATGCGGGTGCACACGGGGCTGCGGCCGTACCAGTGTTCCAGCTGCTTCAAGACCTTCGTCCGCTCTGACCACCTCCACCGGCACCTCAAGAAGGACGGCTGTAACGGAGTGCCCTCCCGTCGGGGCCGCAAGCCACGCCCCCGAGACCCCACCCTCCTCGGCGCCGAGAGCGGACTTCCGGGGCCCGGACCGCGGGGTGGCAGGGGCCGACGGCGGGTGGAAGCCATGACGCCCCCAGTGGCCGTGGACTCTGAGAGCCCCATGGacagccagaaacagctggagGAGTTAGCGGAGGCGGGCCAGTGA